Genomic DNA from Gossypium hirsutum isolate 1008001.06 chromosome A01, Gossypium_hirsutum_v2.1, whole genome shotgun sequence:
ctcctattttagtttttttaaaataaaagtcgacgatcaaaaaaatatttcgacacattgcatacacaaataattatatttattcaaaataaaagaaaattgatttatttatttctttaagtGTGTATGATTGAATccaaattaaagtttcatgtatatatttacacCACAATAAAAGTTTCATGTTTATAATTGCactaaattaaagttcatgtattaaattacacattgaattaaaattcatgtataattttgagactTATTCCTATAAAgttttaaagggtaaattacatttaagattactaaactattagtaaatttacattttggtcactcaactttaaagaGTTTCAAAATgattattgaactattcaaaagttatcatttaagttattgggttgttaaaattgttgttgtatggcCTTTTCTATTTGTATTGTCTGCACCAATTGAAagttttcttttcccttttcttctacatttcatttcttttttcatgGAACAACTTTAAACATCACAAATCTCTAAACCAAAATCTAAATAACTTTCTTCTTCAATCTCCGACACTAATTATCAAATTGActtagatctaaggtatgttcttctactcgtcgatAGATAATTGATCTATTTTACCATTGTTGAATAGTCGCTTAGAGCTCGCTAGCtaaactttttctttcttttttttttctttttagaaaagAACTTAATAacctaataatttaaataaaaactttcaaatactttaatgacttaaataaaaaattttgaatagcttaatgatgattttataattttttgaagttgagtgatcaaaacgtaaacttatAATCCATGCGTGATTTTAAATTGATAAAgtcttaattaaaaatatataaatttagtcTTGAACATAGATTGCaatctaaatataatttttttggacTCTGGCTGTGGTTTAACGAACCCaacaattttgtttttataaataaaaatataaaatagtacTAAATTCTGTGTCTGCTAAGCTTTTACTAGAAGTCTGCTAAGCGACAAATTACAGCTTCAGTGTGCATATTTCTGAAAACATCATAAATAACCCAATATTATTGCAGCCTTTTGGAAGTCATATCTTGTCCTTTGCTTCATCACTCGCATTCGACCATTTCAACCATGGCGATTGACAATAAGCTAGGGAACTACATCTTTTCACTTGTTTCAATTGTTTCGGCTGTGAAATGGGCGTGGAGTATCCTGCTTCGTTACTGTTTGTTCCCTTATACAATACCTGCAGACAGTGGTTACAATTACAAGCAAGACTGGGGTACTGATGTTGAATGTGCTATCTGCTTATGTAAGATCGATGAAGACGATGAGATTCCGGAGTTGAGATGTGACCATCTTTTCCATAAAGCTTGCTTGGATAGATGGGTTGGATCCGGGCGATTCAATTGCCCTATCTGTCGCACTTGTACTTTAACTCCTCCACAACTAGCTTCCGGCATGCAAGTTATTGTTTTCAGATATTGTTCTTTCGATGATTCCAGCAGTCAGCGGGAAACCTGGTAGCTGCGTTAGATTTAAATGACCGCCATCACCCTGATGTTGCTGCCATTTTAAGCTTACTATTGTTAATATTTAGCAAGGTGCGGTATTATGCTAGGGGCTGCTATCGTGTTGGAGGTCTTTTTGCTTTTTTcagtaataaataaaaaatatgtatgatttggttgcaatcaaatttattatatctGCAACCATAATAATTCGATGTAATTAAAGACAGGCAAATCTGTTGTGAAAAAGGAAAGCTTGTAGTACGTACGTGAGCCAGTATTGTTGGATTTGAAATCTAGGAACTGGCTATCCTGTGacccttttttttcttggtttcCAAAGTATGCAGGGACTGGATCCGGTGATTAATCCTTTCTGATCTGTAAATCCGTTCAAGGAGTAAATATTgagcataaattttaaaattgtttcatatTTACGACTAAAATTAAATTCTCAACCACTAATTACAATAGGAAGGAAAGCAGAAAGGCAACCCTATGATTTTTTATTAGCTCAGGgaaaaagttacttatttttactttttattttctaaGTTACAAGTGCATGAATCATATTTAATATCATTATATGATAAATTTAGAGGACAATTTAAGcataatttttataaagtaaGATTCATATTTAGATGCTCAAGATCTTAATACATAACTTTATTGATAAAGTTGAAGTTTGAACGTATTCTTTATTGTTGTTTTATAATTCATGAAaacttttgtttaaatttatagcTGTTTTTTCTAACTTTTAATCTCATGTTGTCTCTAAAAATATAATCCGTCTCTTCAATGCATCTAATATTGGTAACATGAGATAATATTTAAAGCTTGTAAGTTCAGTGAAATGCATGCACCTAAAACTATTAGCTTGTTAAGACATTAAGAAAAGAGAATCACGTCCTGAGTTACAGCTAGTGGTAATCTCATATTAATATGATATGTAAGAAATGTAGTGAACAGACTTGAACAcaaatttgtccaaatctatCTTAAACTAAACACTAATTTACTGTTTAGAATATCATTAAAGCTATGCGCTGacagatatttgaatttttatgcatATTCCATATTTTTTGAAGATTTATAATATTTGGattccaatattttatttattatttatagtgaatGAAAATATTAATCATCTAATAAGTTTATGAATAGTTTTTAAATCAAATGGAATATATAAAACCATTCTAATAATCTTTTCCCTAGTTTCACCTTTTTTGTTTTCCATTCTTTACACAAAATCAAGTTTGTTTTCTCTCCTTCCTCTTCACGCGGGTTCTTGTAAAGAAAAAAGTCAcaaattaatctttttaatttcacGACTTTTGATGCCCAAAATTTCATTGTTCTTACTGTTCAAGTTCGGTAGTAGAGTTTGATTGAATCAATTTCAACTTGATTCGTGAGTAAGTTTTGTCTCCTCTTTTGTTTTGAATCTTTTTGTCGTTAGTTTTTTTATTACGTTAAAGTGTGATTGGTGCAATATATCGATGTTAACCAATTGAGTTGTTTTAAGTGAAGTTCACCAGGTGTTTAACCTGCCGGTAAATTAGGAGTTTCTGTGGGTGTATTTCGCCTTCAAGGGTAAGTGTGTATTGTTGTTTGGGGGCTGTTGATTATTGAAAATAGATTCCATCAGTGTTGAATTTTTGCGAATCGAGATTGATAAATCATCTTCATTGGTGTTTATTTAATGTGTTTAGGTTTTTGAGTTTTTTGAGTTCTTTTGGGTGATTCCGCATCAGAAACGAATTAGGTgtgtaacaaaaaaattaaaaatcagcGAACGGCGAAAGTCAAAAAATAATTCTGTCGATGCTATATggccatgtgctagaccgtgtggtaggccgtgtgcgaaTTGATGAGCTACACGGTCTAGATCaagtggaccacacgggcgtgtgagcccaaaattctgaattttttgcTAGGGCCATAAACATTGTTTGGATATATTGTAGGTCTTTTGTAGAGtcaatatattataaattaagcTATAAAACACGAATTTTGACCACTTGTTAGCGTAAAATTAGATATAAATACacatgtttaaaataatataagataAAATCTGTAATATGCTGTGTATGAACTGAAAAATGTTACGTATGGCCTGATATCCGATAAGCATGACTTGAGTTTGATTTTTGAGCATGTATGGCATATACATATCTGACACCTGATATATCTGTATGTGCATTTGAGATGAGATTTgtatatatggaggaagtgtAGACAATATAATAACCTGTCGTATTTGGTGGCTCAATCACACATATTTCT
This window encodes:
- the LOC121228869 gene encoding putative RING-H2 finger protein ATL53, giving the protein MAIDNKLGNYIFSLVSIVSAVKWAWSILLRYCLFPYTIPADSGYNYKQDWGTDVECAICLCKIDEDDEIPELRCDHLFHKACLDRWVGSGRFNCPICRTCTLTPPQLASGMQVIVFRYCSFDDSSSQRETW